The following coding sequences lie in one Klebsiella huaxiensis genomic window:
- the sdiA gene encoding transcriptional regulator SdiA: MRDNDFFSWRREMLQQFQSVAAGEGVYNLLQQQSEELEYDYFALCVRHPVPFTRPRVTLKSTYPQAWMSHYQAENYFAIDPVLRSENFLRGHLPWDDKLFHDTPELWNGARDHGLRKGVTQCLTLPNHAQGFLSVSGESRSPGPLAEDELEMRLRTLIELSLLTLLRLEDEMVMPPEMKFSRRELEILKWTAEGKTSAEVAMILSISENTVNFHQKNMQRKFNAPNKTQIACYAVATGLI; encoded by the coding sequence ATGAGGGACAATGATTTTTTCAGCTGGCGGCGGGAAATGCTGCAACAATTCCAGTCCGTTGCTGCGGGAGAGGGGGTTTATAATCTTCTTCAACAGCAATCAGAAGAACTGGAATATGACTACTTCGCGCTCTGCGTACGGCATCCCGTACCCTTTACTCGCCCCCGGGTGACCCTGAAATCGACTTATCCACAGGCCTGGATGTCGCACTATCAAGCCGAGAATTACTTTGCTATTGACCCGGTACTACGAAGCGAAAATTTCCTTCGTGGGCATCTGCCGTGGGACGACAAATTATTCCATGATACGCCTGAATTATGGAACGGTGCCCGCGATCATGGGTTACGAAAAGGCGTGACGCAGTGTCTGACGCTACCGAACCATGCCCAGGGATTCTTATCCGTTTCGGGCGAAAGTCGCAGCCCGGGTCCCTTGGCAGAAGATGAACTGGAGATGCGCTTAAGAACGCTGATTGAGTTGAGTTTATTGACGCTATTACGGCTGGAAGATGAGATGGTCATGCCGCCGGAAATGAAATTTAGCCGACGCGAACTGGAGATTTTGAAATGGACAGCGGAAGGAAAAACCTCGGCTGAGGTCGCTATGATTCTGTCTATCTCAGAAAATACCGTCAATTTCCATCAGAAGAACATGCAACGAAAATTCAATGCGCCAAACAAAACGCAGATTGCCTGCTATGCCGTGGCAACGGGTTTAATTTGA
- the pgsA gene encoding CDP-diacylglycerol--glycerol-3-phosphate 3-phosphatidyltransferase, translating into MRFNIPTLLTLFRVILIPFFVLAFYLPFVWAPFACALIFFVAAVTDWFDGYLARRWNQSTRFGAFLDPVADKVMVAIAMVLVAEHYHTWWVTLPAATMIAREIIISALREWMAELGKRSSVAVSWIGKVKTTAQMAALVWMLWRPNIWVEWAGIGLFLVAAVLTLWSMLQYLNAARGDLLDQ; encoded by the coding sequence ATGCGATTTAATATCCCTACGTTGCTTACTCTGTTTCGCGTCATTCTTATCCCTTTCTTTGTACTGGCATTTTACCTGCCGTTTGTTTGGGCTCCCTTTGCTTGCGCGCTGATTTTCTTTGTCGCTGCCGTAACCGACTGGTTTGATGGCTATCTGGCGCGTCGCTGGAATCAGAGCACGCGCTTTGGTGCCTTCCTGGATCCGGTTGCGGATAAAGTCATGGTTGCGATCGCGATGGTGCTGGTTGCTGAGCATTATCACACCTGGTGGGTGACGTTACCGGCCGCAACAATGATTGCCCGTGAAATTATTATCTCCGCCTTGCGTGAGTGGATGGCTGAGCTGGGTAAACGCAGCAGCGTAGCGGTTTCGTGGATCGGTAAAGTGAAAACAACGGCACAGATGGCGGCACTAGTGTGGATGCTGTGGCGGCCAAATATCTGGGTTGAATGGGCGGGTATTGGCCTGTTCCTCGTAGCGGCGGTGCTGACGTTGTGGTCAATGCTGCAATATTTGAATGCTGCACGCGGCGATTTGCTTGATCAGTGA
- the uvrC gene encoding excinuclease ABC subunit UvrC, with product MSDVFDAKAFLKTVTSQPGVYRMYDAGGTVIYVGKAKDLKKRLSSYFRSNLASRKTEALVALIAQIDVTVTHTETEALLLEHNYIKLYQPRYNVLLRDDKSYPFIFLSGDTHPRLATHRGAKHAKGEYFGPFPNGYAVRETLALLQKIFPIRQCENSVYRNRSRPCLQYQIGRCLGPCVAGLVSEEEYAQQVDYVRLFLAGKDDQVLTQLIARMEKASQSLEFEEAARIRDQIQAVRRVTEKQFVSNNGDDLDVIGVAFDAGMACVHVLFIRQGKVLGSRSYFPKVPSGTELGEVVETFVGQFYLQGSQMRTLPGEILLDFNLGDKTLLADSLSELAGRRVNVQTKPRGDRARYLKLARTNAATALTTKLSQHSTITQRLQALTTLLKLPAINRMECFDISHTMGEQTIASCVVFDSNGPLRAEYRRYNITGITPGDDYAAMNQVLRRRYGKAIEESKIPDVILIDGGKGQLGQAKTVFAELDVPWDKNHPLLLGVAKGSDRKAGLETLFFEPEGEGFSLPPDSPALHVIQHIRDESHDHAITGHRKKRAKVKSTSTLETIEGVGPKRRQMLLKYMGGLQGLQKASVEEIAKVPGISHGLAEKIFYSLKH from the coding sequence GTGAGTGATGTTTTTGACGCAAAAGCTTTCCTGAAGACAGTGACCAGCCAGCCGGGCGTCTATCGTATGTATGATGCTGGCGGTACTGTCATCTATGTGGGTAAAGCAAAAGATCTGAAAAAGCGGCTCAGTAGCTATTTTCGCAGCAACCTGGCTTCGCGTAAAACCGAAGCGTTGGTAGCGCTTATTGCGCAAATCGACGTCACCGTCACGCACACTGAAACGGAAGCGCTGCTGCTCGAGCATAATTACATCAAGCTGTATCAGCCGCGTTATAACGTGCTGCTGCGAGATGATAAATCCTATCCTTTCATTTTTCTTAGCGGTGATACCCATCCCCGGCTGGCCACGCATCGCGGTGCAAAGCACGCTAAAGGCGAGTATTTTGGCCCATTTCCGAACGGCTATGCGGTTCGTGAAACTTTAGCTCTGCTGCAAAAGATTTTCCCAATCCGTCAATGTGAGAACAGCGTGTACCGCAATCGCTCGCGTCCATGCCTGCAGTACCAGATTGGTCGCTGTCTGGGGCCGTGCGTCGCCGGGTTGGTTAGCGAGGAAGAGTACGCTCAGCAGGTTGATTACGTGCGCTTGTTCCTTGCGGGTAAGGACGATCAGGTGTTAACGCAGTTGATCGCTCGTATGGAGAAAGCCAGTCAGTCGCTAGAGTTTGAAGAAGCTGCGCGGATCCGTGACCAGATTCAGGCGGTACGCCGGGTTACGGAGAAGCAGTTTGTTTCTAACAACGGTGACGATCTTGATGTCATCGGTGTAGCTTTTGATGCCGGTATGGCCTGTGTGCACGTGCTGTTTATTCGTCAGGGTAAGGTGCTGGGCAGCCGCAGCTATTTCCCGAAGGTACCCAGTGGAACCGAGCTTGGGGAAGTGGTGGAAACTTTTGTCGGTCAGTTCTATTTGCAGGGTAGCCAGATGCGAACGCTACCGGGTGAGATCCTGCTGGATTTCAACCTGGGCGACAAAACCCTACTGGCAGATTCACTCTCAGAACTGGCCGGACGCCGTGTTAACGTACAAACGAAGCCTCGTGGCGATCGCGCACGCTATTTGAAACTGGCGCGAACCAATGCCGCTACGGCGTTGACGACCAAACTCTCTCAGCATTCGACTATCACCCAACGCCTACAGGCACTGACGACGTTGCTTAAGCTTCCCGCCATCAATCGAATGGAGTGCTTTGATATCAGCCACACGATGGGGGAACAAACGATCGCGTCGTGCGTCGTTTTTGACAGCAATGGGCCGCTGCGGGCGGAATATCGACGCTATAATATTACCGGCATCACTCCGGGTGATGATTATGCCGCGATGAACCAGGTTCTGCGCCGTCGCTACGGCAAGGCAATCGAAGAGAGTAAAATTCCCGATGTTATCCTGATCGATGGTGGTAAAGGGCAGCTCGGACAGGCGAAAACGGTCTTTGCCGAGTTGGATGTTCCGTGGGATAAAAACCACCCTCTGCTATTGGGTGTAGCAAAAGGCAGCGATCGTAAAGCAGGACTGGAGACGCTATTCTTCGAACCTGAAGGGGAGGGGTTTAGCCTTCCGCCGGATTCACCGGCGTTGCATGTTATCCAGCATATTCGCGATGAATCACACGATCATGCCATCACCGGTCACCGTAAAAAACGGGCGAAAGTGAAAAGTACCAGTACGCTGGAAACCATCGAAGGGGTGGGGCCAAAGCGCCGACAAATGTTGTTGAAATATATGGGCGGCCTGCAGGGGCTACAGAAAGCCAGCGTTGAAGAAATTGCTAAAGTGCCGGGTATATCTCACGGTCTGGCAGAAAAGATCTTCTACTCGTTGAAACATTAG
- a CDS encoding DUF2594 family protein, with protein MSTPDFSTAENNQELAQEVSCLKALLTLMLQAMGQADAGRVMIKMERQIAQMEDEAQAAVFSSTVKQIKQAYRQ; from the coding sequence ATGAGCACACCAGATTTTTCCACTGCAGAAAATAATCAGGAACTGGCGCAGGAAGTTTCCTGTCTGAAAGCACTGTTAACGCTGATGCTTCAAGCCATGGGCCAGGCGGATGCAGGTCGCGTGATGATTAAAATGGAAAGGCAAATTGCGCAGATGGAAGATGAGGCTCAGGCCGCCGTATTCTCCAGTACCGTCAAGCAAATTAAGCAGGCATATCGTCAGTAA
- the uvrY gene encoding UvrY/SirA/GacA family response regulator transcription factor, producing MINVLLVDDHELVRAGIRRILEDIKGIKVVGEACCGEDAVKWCRANPVDVVLMDMNMPGIGGLEATRKIARSVADAKVIMLTVHTENPLPAKVMQAGAAGYLSKGAAPQEVVNAIRCVASGQRYIASDIAQQMALSQIEPEKAESPFASLSERELQIMLMITKGQKVNEISEQLNLSPKTVNSYRYRMFSKLNIHGDVELTHLAIRHGLCNAESLASQ from the coding sequence TTGATCAACGTCCTTCTTGTTGATGACCACGAACTAGTGCGCGCAGGGATACGACGCATTCTGGAAGATATAAAAGGAATTAAAGTTGTCGGTGAAGCGTGCTGTGGTGAGGACGCTGTGAAATGGTGTCGCGCTAATCCCGTCGATGTCGTCCTGATGGATATGAATATGCCGGGTATCGGGGGGCTTGAGGCTACCCGCAAAATTGCCCGTTCTGTCGCTGATGCCAAAGTGATTATGCTCACGGTTCATACCGAAAACCCTCTTCCGGCAAAAGTGATGCAGGCTGGTGCGGCTGGTTACCTTAGTAAAGGTGCTGCACCGCAAGAGGTCGTGAATGCGATTCGCTGTGTGGCATCAGGGCAGCGATATATCGCTTCAGATATCGCCCAGCAGATGGCGCTCAGCCAGATTGAGCCCGAAAAGGCAGAATCGCCGTTTGCCAGTTTGTCTGAGCGTGAATTGCAGATTATGCTGATGATCACTAAAGGTCAGAAGGTCAATGAGATCTCAGAGCAGTTAAATCTGAGTCCTAAGACGGTGAACAGCTACCGTTACCGAATGTTCAGCAAACTGAATATTCATGGCGATGTGGAGCTGACGCACCTGGCAATCCGCCATGGCCTGTGTAATGCGGAGTCGTTAGCAAGTCAGTGA